In Prescottella soli, a genomic segment contains:
- the pheT gene encoding phenylalanine--tRNA ligase subunit beta translates to MRVAQSWLTEILQRATPDWQVTADELDAGFVRVGLEVEEVDPLEPVTGPLVVGRVLEIEELTEFKKPIRFCKVDVGAAEPQEIVCGARNFAEGDLVVAALPGAVLPGGFAIASRKTYGKVSNGMMCSASELGIGKDHSGILVLEPGTAEPGTDANELLGLDDTIIELNITPDRGYCFSVRGLTRELACGFDLDFADPAAVPALPSDGGEAWSIQLEPESKATRFTARRIAGIDPKAVSPWWLQRRLLMSGVRPISPAVDVTNYVLLELGQPLHAFDAAKVQGGLVVRRAEAGEKLTTLDGVERTLDPEDVVIADDSGAVSLAGVMGGATTEVHDGTTDILLESATWDPLAVFKTSRRHKLISEASKRYERVVDPEVALPALDRAAALLVEIAGGTVEPVLTDVGGVAAAGQIRMDIDLPDRVAGVAYPNGTAARRLTQIGCAVEVGVSETGHGQLVVTPPSWRPDLVQPADLVEEVLRLEGLEQIPSVLPHAPAGRGLTPEQRRRRTVGKMLAASGFVEILPPVFLPHAVFDTWGLDADDPRRNTTKVLNPLESDRPELGTTLLPGMLEVLARNVSRGQRDLSLYGIAQVVRPGPDTKPVGALPVDRRPTDEQIDELLKSLPAQPVHVAAVLSGLREPSGPWGAGRPAEAADAFAAVQTIANAAGVTVELRAAQYLPWHPGRCAEVVFDGTVVGHAGELHPAVLERAGLPARTCAVEVDLAALPVAEVLPAPRISPFPAVLQDVAVVVDASVPAAAVESALRTGGGELLEDIRLFDVFEGAQVGEGRKSLAFALRFRGTDRTLTEDEASAARDAAVAAAADAVGAVLRG, encoded by the coding sequence CGATCCGCTCGAGCCGGTGACCGGTCCGCTGGTCGTGGGCCGGGTCCTGGAGATCGAAGAGCTCACCGAGTTCAAGAAGCCGATCCGCTTCTGCAAGGTCGACGTCGGAGCCGCCGAACCGCAGGAGATCGTGTGCGGCGCCCGCAACTTCGCCGAGGGTGACCTCGTCGTCGCCGCACTGCCGGGCGCGGTGCTGCCGGGCGGTTTCGCGATCGCGTCCCGCAAGACGTACGGCAAGGTGTCCAACGGCATGATGTGCTCGGCCTCCGAGCTGGGCATCGGCAAGGACCACTCGGGCATCCTCGTCCTCGAGCCGGGGACCGCCGAGCCGGGAACCGACGCCAACGAGCTGTTGGGTCTCGACGACACGATCATCGAGCTGAACATCACGCCCGACCGCGGCTACTGCTTCTCGGTCCGCGGCCTCACCCGCGAGCTCGCCTGCGGTTTCGATCTCGACTTCGCGGACCCGGCCGCGGTGCCGGCACTGCCGTCCGACGGCGGCGAGGCGTGGTCGATCCAGCTCGAGCCGGAGTCGAAGGCCACCCGCTTCACGGCCCGCCGGATCGCCGGTATCGACCCCAAGGCCGTCAGCCCGTGGTGGCTGCAGCGCCGGCTGCTGATGTCGGGTGTGCGCCCGATCTCGCCGGCGGTCGACGTCACCAACTACGTGCTGCTCGAGCTGGGCCAGCCGCTGCACGCGTTCGACGCGGCGAAGGTCCAGGGCGGCCTCGTGGTGCGGCGCGCCGAGGCGGGGGAGAAGCTGACCACCCTCGACGGTGTGGAGCGGACCCTCGATCCCGAGGACGTCGTGATCGCGGACGATTCCGGTGCGGTCTCGCTCGCCGGCGTCATGGGCGGCGCCACCACCGAGGTCCACGACGGCACCACCGACATCCTGCTCGAGTCGGCCACGTGGGATCCACTCGCGGTGTTCAAGACGTCGCGCCGGCACAAGCTGATCAGCGAGGCCAGTAAGCGGTACGAGCGCGTCGTCGACCCCGAGGTCGCGCTCCCGGCACTCGACCGCGCCGCGGCGCTGCTCGTCGAGATCGCGGGCGGCACCGTCGAACCCGTGCTGACCGACGTCGGCGGCGTCGCGGCCGCCGGCCAGATCCGCATGGACATCGACCTGCCCGATCGTGTCGCCGGTGTCGCCTACCCGAACGGGACGGCCGCCCGCCGCCTGACGCAGATCGGCTGCGCCGTCGAGGTCGGCGTGAGCGAGACCGGGCACGGTCAGCTCGTCGTGACGCCGCCGTCGTGGCGTCCGGACCTGGTGCAGCCGGCCGACCTGGTCGAGGAGGTGCTGCGCCTCGAGGGTCTCGAGCAGATCCCGTCGGTGCTCCCGCATGCTCCCGCCGGACGGGGCCTGACCCCGGAGCAGCGTCGCCGCCGCACCGTCGGCAAGATGCTGGCGGCGTCGGGTTTCGTGGAGATCCTGCCGCCGGTGTTCCTGCCGCACGCCGTGTTCGACACGTGGGGTCTGGACGCCGACGACCCGCGCCGCAACACCACGAAGGTGCTCAATCCGCTGGAGTCGGATCGCCCCGAACTCGGCACCACGCTGCTGCCGGGCATGCTGGAGGTGCTGGCACGCAACGTTTCTCGTGGTCAGCGCGACCTGTCGCTGTACGGCATCGCGCAGGTGGTGCGGCCGGGCCCGGACACCAAGCCGGTCGGTGCGCTGCCGGTGGACCGCCGTCCCACCGACGAGCAGATCGACGAGCTACTGAAGTCGTTGCCCGCGCAGCCGGTGCACGTCGCGGCCGTGCTGTCGGGTCTGCGTGAGCCGTCCGGGCCGTGGGGTGCCGGCCGTCCGGCCGAGGCGGCGGACGCGTTCGCCGCGGTGCAGACGATCGCGAACGCTGCCGGCGTCACGGTCGAACTGCGGGCCGCGCAGTACCTGCCGTGGCACCCGGGCCGCTGCGCGGAGGTGGTGTTCGACGGCACGGTCGTCGGACACGCCGGTGAGCTGCACCCGGCGGTGCTCGAGCGGGCCGGGCTGCCGGCGCGCACGTGCGCGGTCGAGGTCGACCTGGCCGCGCTGCCCGTCGCCGAAGTTCTTCCGGCTCCTCGGATCTCGCCGTTCCCGGCCGTCCTGCAGGACGTCGCGGTTGTCGTCGACGCCTCGGTTCCGGCGGCTGCGGTCGAGTCGGCGCTGCGCACGGGCGGCGGTGAACTGCTCGAGGACATCCGCCTGTTCGATGTCTTCGAGGGCGCGCAGGTGGGCGAGGGCCGCAAGTCGTTGGCGTTCGCGCTGCGATTCCGCGGGACCGACCGCACGCTGACCGAGGACGAGGCCAGCGCTGCACGCGATGCTGCTGTCGCGGCCGCGGCGGACGCCGTCGGGGCCGTTCTGCGCGGCTGA
- a CDS encoding PspA/IM30 family protein: MVDTDSGGLDVVLARLHGLDDAELLAVVLAATAGRPALAPVHAAASMLTAGDGHTSDIPPDPSRPTAPAEVPPPLTMAGGAVPGPDYTDAGVPTFGRVRDKIEERFGTALGSEELERGSQAGQDLEEQWQAREKAAHDRLDEIRRSMKNE, translated from the coding sequence ATGGTTGATACGGACAGTGGCGGATTGGATGTCGTGCTCGCGCGACTGCACGGTCTCGACGACGCCGAATTGCTGGCGGTCGTGCTCGCTGCGACGGCCGGACGCCCGGCGCTCGCCCCGGTGCACGCGGCCGCGTCCATGCTGACCGCGGGCGACGGCCACACCTCGGACATCCCGCCGGACCCGTCCCGGCCAACGGCGCCGGCGGAGGTTCCACCGCCGTTGACGATGGCCGGCGGAGCGGTGCCCGGCCCCGATTACACCGATGCCGGAGTCCCGACGTTCGGCCGCGTCCGCGACAAGATCGAGGAACGCTTCGGGACCGCGCTCGGCTCGGAGGAACTCGAGCGCGGCAGCCAGGCCGGGCAGGACCTCGAAGAGCAGTGGCAGGCGCGGGAGAAGGCCGCCCACGACAGGCTCGACGAGATCCGCCGGTCCATGAAGAACGAGTAG
- a CDS encoding DUF6891 domain-containing protein, which translates to MSALSNPNPNAIPAYAVLPDLPLDEDGRGELTRQIWDQLITGRDDVDDFIDIYGEEYDLTDEQLGVAFGALRAARLRQQAEIGAYTSRTIAAFEELNASGVVARADFSCCGTCASGEIWEERDDSRHWKGYVYFHQQDTDRLVEDGSTYIGYGAFPPEAFDQAAYDALSEEAKEDLYTADVTSLLDDVVFPVLRRHGIEPEWNRDLGTRVLLKNADWYAPIEA; encoded by the coding sequence GTGAGCGCGTTGTCGAACCCGAACCCGAACGCGATCCCGGCCTACGCCGTCCTGCCCGACCTGCCCCTCGACGAGGACGGCCGCGGCGAGCTGACCCGGCAGATCTGGGACCAGCTGATCACCGGCCGGGACGACGTCGACGATTTCATCGACATCTACGGCGAGGAATACGACCTCACGGACGAGCAGCTCGGGGTGGCGTTCGGCGCGCTCCGCGCCGCCCGGCTGCGCCAGCAGGCGGAGATCGGTGCCTACACCTCCCGCACGATCGCCGCGTTCGAGGAGCTCAATGCGAGCGGAGTGGTGGCCCGCGCGGACTTCTCCTGCTGCGGCACCTGCGCGTCCGGCGAGATCTGGGAAGAGCGCGACGACAGCCGCCACTGGAAGGGTTACGTGTACTTCCACCAGCAGGACACCGACCGTCTCGTCGAGGACGGGTCCACCTACATCGGCTACGGCGCGTTTCCGCCCGAAGCATTCGACCAGGCCGCATACGACGCGCTCAGCGAAGAGGCGAAGGAAGACCTCTACACCGCGGACGTGACGTCCCTGCTCGACGACGTGGTGTTTCCCGTCCTGCGGCGGCACGGCATCGAGCCGGAATGGAATCGGGACCTGGGCACGCGGGTGCTGCTCAAGAACGCCGACTGGTACGCCCCGATCGAGGCGTAG